A segment of the bacterium genome:
CCGACTCCGAGGGCCGTGTTTACCGCAAACAGCTCAGGCCGGGCGATGCGCCCGAGGCCGAGTTCCTGATGCCTGCCTCGTCCTCCGTCACCGCACGCGAACACTGCAACATTCACGGTCTCTGGAAAGGGGAATAAGATGATCTCGAAGAAGATAGAAGAAGGCTTCAACAAGCAGCTTAACGCCGAGCTTTACGCGGCGTACCTCTATTTCGCCATAGGAGCGTGGTTCGAGGAGCGCAACCTCGACGGTTTTGCACATTGGATGAAGGCTCAGGCGTTCGAGGAGACGAGCCATGCCATGCGCTTCTACAAGCATGTTCTGAACCGCGGCGGGCATCCCACGTTCTCGGCTATAGCAAAGCCCGAGGGCGCCTGGAACACGCCTCAAGAGGCGTTTGCTGCAGCATACGAGCACGAAGTAAAGGTCACGAAGATGATAAACGACCTCGTTGACCTTGCTCAGGCTGAAAAAGACAACGCCGCGCTGCGGGGAATCCTCGACTGGTTCGTAAACGAGCAAATCGAAGAAGAGGAGCAGACCATGGTCGCCGTGGACCGGCTCAAGATGCTCGGAGACGACAAGCAGGCGCTCTACCTCCTAGACAAGGAGTACGGTGCCCGGCCTCTTGTCACGACCGCTTTCATTATAAACCCCAACGCTGCCGGCGCTGCAGCCGACGCAGGAGCGTAAGATGGGTATCAGCTTCAATGCGGAAGAGATACTCGGAATAGCGGTGCAGATAGAGCGCAACGGCCAGAAGTTCTACAAACAGGCGGCGTCCAACATCGCTAACGAAGAACACAAAAAGCTTCTTGAGGAGCTTGCCGCGATGGAAGTCGCGCACGAGAAATATTTTTCAGGGATGCTCAACTCTCTCTCCCCTGACGAGCGCGGCACCAAGGACTACGACCTCGATAACGAAGCCGCAGGATACCTCAAGAACGTGGCCGACGGCAACGTATTCGACTACCGCAAGGACCCAACAGAACTCCTCAAGGGTATCGAATCCATAGACGATATTCTCAGAACGGCAATCGGCATGGAGAAGGAATCGGTGGTCTTCTACTCAGGAATCAGGCAGATGGTCCCCGAGCATATGGGCTCGGAGCGCATCGACGAGATAATAAAAGAAGAGCTCTCGCACATCAGCCTCCTGTCCCGAGAGCTCATAGCCGTAGGGAAGTAACGAGGCCAGAATGAAGCCTCGCTACGACCTGCATGAAAGAGAAAGGGAGGAGCACCCAGGCTCCTCCCCCTCATCCGGGGGCAACGAGTGAAACTAAGTCCCAAGACGAGAGTGGGCGAACTTCTTGACGCCTACCCGTTTCTCCTCGACTTCCTGCCTGACTATAATAAACATTTTGAGAAGCTCCTTAACCCGGTGGCGCGCGCGACCATTGCGAAGGTCGCCACTCTGGAGATGGCCGCCCAGAACAACAATCTCGATTTGAAAAGGTTTCTTGAGGATTTAAGAACAGCGATACTCGAAAACACGGGCGAAGAGCTTGTAATCATGTCCGACGAAGAGCTGAGAGCGAGAGCAAAAAAGATAAAGTCCATTCTTGCCGAACTGCACGAGAAGGGCCCATCCTCACGAGAGTCGCTTGAGCGCCGTTTCGCGGAAGAGATAAAGGACATAACCCCGGGCGAGATTGGCGAGATAGAGCAGGAGCTCGTACGGGAAGGAATGACGCCC
Coding sequences within it:
- a CDS encoding ferritin family protein, with amino-acid sequence MGISFNAEEILGIAVQIERNGQKFYKQAASNIANEEHKKLLEELAAMEVAHEKYFSGMLNSLSPDERGTKDYDLDNEAAGYLKNVADGNVFDYRKDPTELLKGIESIDDILRTAIGMEKESVVFYSGIRQMVPEHMGSERIDEIIKEELSHISLLSRELIAVGK
- a CDS encoding ferritin encodes the protein MISKKIEEGFNKQLNAELYAAYLYFAIGAWFEERNLDGFAHWMKAQAFEETSHAMRFYKHVLNRGGHPTFSAIAKPEGAWNTPQEAFAAAYEHEVKVTKMINDLVDLAQAEKDNAALRGILDWFVNEQIEEEEQTMVAVDRLKMLGDDKQALYLLDKEYGARPLVTTAFIINPNAAGAAADAGA